One stretch of Aquimarina sp. Aq107 DNA includes these proteins:
- a CDS encoding serine hydrolase produces MKNIHTLIFLLILGLFTETNTAQQLYFPERGSWNEKSPTEFNIDFAKLNEAVEYAKDQEYSGSRDLRQAILKGFEREPYHKILGPTKKRGAPAGLILKDGYIIAKWGDVDRVDMTFSVTKSYLSTIAGLAIDNKLISSADDFAYNYIWDNTYDGNHNKKITWRHLLTQSSDWSGQLWGGYDWADRPPKTGNIDDWKLRKLQEPGTVFEYNDVRVNVLSYSLLNIWRKPIPQILKEKIMDPIGASTTWRWYGYDNSWVNIDGIQMQSVSGGGHSGGGLFINTKDHARFGLLFMNNGKWNNKQLISENWITEATKPSKANSNYGFMWWLNQKGSRHWEGLPEHIYYAAGFGGNFIVIDKKQNLVIVTRWLEPNKIDEFVTKIYDSF; encoded by the coding sequence ATGAAAAATATTCACACACTCATTTTTTTATTAATTCTTGGGCTTTTTACCGAAACAAATACTGCTCAACAGCTCTATTTCCCGGAACGAGGAAGTTGGAATGAAAAGAGTCCTACCGAATTTAATATCGATTTTGCAAAGCTTAACGAAGCTGTTGAGTATGCCAAGGATCAAGAATATTCTGGATCTAGAGATCTACGACAAGCAATACTAAAAGGTTTCGAAAGAGAACCTTATCATAAAATTTTGGGGCCTACCAAAAAAAGAGGTGCTCCTGCCGGTTTAATTCTAAAAGACGGATATATTATTGCTAAATGGGGTGATGTAGATCGCGTGGACATGACTTTTAGTGTTACCAAAAGCTACCTATCAACCATCGCAGGTTTAGCAATAGATAACAAACTGATTAGTTCTGCAGATGATTTCGCATACAACTATATTTGGGATAACACTTATGACGGTAACCATAACAAAAAAATTACCTGGAGGCATTTACTTACACAATCATCAGATTGGTCTGGACAATTATGGGGTGGTTATGATTGGGCAGATCGTCCTCCAAAAACAGGTAATATCGATGATTGGAAACTCAGAAAACTACAAGAACCAGGTACCGTTTTCGAATATAACGACGTTAGAGTAAACGTATTATCCTATTCACTCCTAAATATTTGGAGAAAGCCTATACCACAGATTCTTAAAGAAAAAATAATGGACCCCATTGGTGCTTCGACTACATGGAGATGGTATGGATATGATAATTCCTGGGTTAATATTGATGGTATACAAATGCAATCTGTAAGTGGTGGCGGTCATTCTGGTGGCGGTTTGTTTATTAACACCAAAGATCATGCTCGTTTCGGACTATTATTTATGAATAATGGGAAGTGGAATAACAAACAATTGATTTCAGAAAATTGGATTACAGAAGCTACTAAACCTTCTAAAGCTAATTCTAATTATGGATTTATGTGGTGGTTAAACCAAAAAGGATCTCGTCATTGGGAAGGACTTCCGGAACATATTTATTATGCCGCAGGTTTTGGAGGTAATTTTATAGTCATCGATAAAAAACAAAATCTTGTTATCGTAACTAGATGGCTAGAACCCAATAAAATCGATGAATTCGTTACTAAGATTTATGATTCTTTCTAA
- the rmuC gene encoding DNA recombination protein RmuC: MSEYILLVVAVVAIIIGFFIGKYVASLKNKSDQSALSERSNQLQLQLEEAKKTADQQLELTHQQQQVQKEALEKQLSNTAKERDEIRREKDFLNTELTRRNAEFENLQLKNQEQKEEVGKLQEKFTKEFENLANKILDEKSNKFTEQNRENIKNILNPLQEKINTFEKKVEQTHKESIDYHAALRQQILGLKDLNEQMSKEATNLTKALKGDSKMQGNWGELVLERVLEKSGLEKDREYFVQQSFTTTEGQRVLPDVVIHLPDSKKMVIDSKVTLTAYERYVNEDDENLRTTYLKEHITSLRRHIDQLSEKNYQDLYDIESPDFVLLFVPIEPAFAIAINEDNKLYNQAFEKNIVIVTPSTLLATLRTIDTMWNNEKQQRNAIEIARQAGALYDKFEGLVKDLTGVGKKIDDAKKDYSSAMNKLVDGRGNLITSVEKLKKMGAKAKKSLPEAIIKRASEDNEI, translated from the coding sequence ATGTCAGAATACATATTGCTAGTCGTTGCAGTCGTTGCAATTATAATAGGTTTTTTTATAGGTAAATACGTAGCGTCACTAAAAAACAAAAGTGATCAAAGTGCGTTAAGCGAACGCTCTAATCAATTACAATTACAGTTAGAAGAAGCAAAAAAAACCGCTGATCAACAACTTGAACTTACCCATCAACAACAGCAAGTACAAAAGGAAGCTTTAGAAAAACAACTTTCTAACACCGCTAAGGAAAGAGATGAGATTCGGAGAGAAAAAGATTTTCTCAACACCGAACTTACCCGACGTAATGCCGAGTTTGAGAACTTACAACTCAAAAACCAAGAACAAAAGGAAGAAGTTGGAAAACTACAAGAAAAATTTACAAAAGAATTCGAAAATCTAGCGAATAAAATTTTAGACGAAAAATCCAATAAATTCACGGAACAGAATAGAGAAAATATTAAAAACATTCTGAATCCTTTGCAAGAAAAAATCAACACTTTTGAGAAAAAAGTAGAACAAACTCATAAAGAAAGTATCGATTATCACGCAGCTTTACGTCAGCAAATACTTGGGCTTAAGGATTTAAATGAACAAATGAGTAAGGAGGCTACCAACCTTACCAAAGCCTTAAAAGGTGATAGTAAAATGCAAGGTAATTGGGGCGAATTGGTTTTAGAAAGGGTTTTGGAAAAATCTGGACTAGAAAAAGATCGAGAATATTTTGTACAACAAAGTTTTACAACAACAGAAGGTCAACGTGTTTTACCAGATGTAGTGATTCATTTACCTGATAGTAAGAAAATGGTCATTGATTCTAAAGTCACCCTAACTGCCTATGAACGCTATGTAAATGAAGATGATGAAAACTTAAGAACTACATATCTAAAAGAGCACATCACATCCTTACGACGTCATATCGATCAACTCTCAGAAAAAAATTATCAAGATTTATACGATATCGAATCACCTGATTTCGTGTTGCTTTTTGTACCTATAGAACCCGCTTTTGCCATTGCAATTAATGAAGACAACAAACTGTATAATCAAGCTTTTGAAAAAAACATAGTGATTGTAACTCCATCTACACTTTTAGCAACGCTACGTACTATTGATACTATGTGGAATAACGAAAAGCAGCAACGTAATGCTATAGAAATCGCAAGACAGGCAGGAGCTCTGTATGACAAGTTCGAAGGATTAGTTAAAGATCTTACAGGAGTTGGCAAAAAGATTGATGATGCTAAAAAAGACTATTCCTCTGCGATGAATAAACTCGTAGATGGACGTGGTAATTTGATTACCAGTGTAGAAAAACTTAAAAAAATGGGAGCTAAAGCTAAAAAATCCCTACCAGAGGCAATTATAAAACGTGCTTCTGAAGATAACGAAATTTAA
- a CDS encoding DUF5063 domain-containing protein: MNRLTDIIELIVQWGTTPKLTIENKELVLKQTLISLYQEYLAIVGNTPEDEKEYPEAPEFNFEKISNTIRSNFPKLGFYQMILDPFEMTKPDNGLGDANDDLSDIIKDLMEVRWRFENTSDKDALWYFEFIMRNHSERHIVNILKTLKDLEEQS; encoded by the coding sequence ATGAACAGATTAACAGATATCATAGAACTTATTGTACAATGGGGTACTACTCCAAAACTAACCATTGAAAATAAAGAACTTGTTTTAAAACAAACTTTGATATCTCTATATCAAGAATATCTGGCAATCGTAGGAAACACTCCAGAAGACGAAAAAGAATATCCGGAAGCTCCAGAATTTAATTTCGAAAAAATCTCTAATACTATTAGATCTAATTTTCCAAAATTGGGATTTTATCAAATGATTTTAGATCCTTTTGAAATGACGAAACCCGATAACGGACTTGGAGATGCTAATGATGATTTATCCGACATTATCAAAGATCTAATGGAGGTTCGATGGAGATTCGAAAACACAAGTGATAAAGATGCTTTGTGGTATTTTGAATTTATTATGCGTAATCACTCTGAGAGACATATCGTTAATATTTTAAAAACATTAAAAGATCTAGAAGAACAATCATAA
- a CDS encoding ABC transporter ATP-binding protein, whose translation MEIESLDTENQNIVLKTEDLSIGYSQKNNLEVVAADINLKLYEGELVGLVGANGIGKSTLLRTLSKVQPALRGDIFLSDKEIRKYKTSELASQLSIVLTEQIASKNLTVKELVALGRQPYTNWVGKLLEEDIEKIKKAIEVTHIEELVDKRCFELSDGQLQKVLIARAIAQDTPFIMLDEPTTHLDVYHKAYILKLLKRLAFETQKTILFSTHEIDFAIQLCDKMIVMNSEGFEFGRPKELIQCRAFSALFPEDLILFDPETGSYKVRH comes from the coding sequence ATGGAAATAGAGTCATTAGATACCGAAAATCAAAATATCGTTCTAAAAACGGAAGATCTCTCTATTGGTTATAGTCAGAAAAACAATCTAGAAGTTGTAGCGGCAGATATCAATCTTAAATTATACGAAGGAGAACTTGTTGGATTAGTAGGCGCAAATGGAATAGGAAAATCCACATTACTCAGAACACTATCTAAGGTGCAGCCAGCATTACGTGGCGACATATTTTTATCTGATAAAGAAATTAGAAAATATAAGACTTCAGAATTAGCTTCACAGTTAAGTATCGTATTAACAGAACAGATTGCCTCAAAAAACCTAACTGTAAAAGAATTGGTTGCATTAGGAAGACAACCTTATACTAACTGGGTAGGTAAACTACTCGAGGAAGATATCGAGAAAATAAAAAAAGCTATAGAAGTTACTCATATAGAAGAACTCGTAGACAAAAGATGTTTCGAATTAAGTGACGGACAACTACAAAAAGTTCTTATTGCTCGGGCGATTGCGCAAGACACGCCTTTTATTATGTTAGATGAACCGACGACACATTTAGACGTTTATCATAAAGCATATATATTAAAACTATTAAAACGTTTAGCCTTTGAAACCCAAAAGACGATTTTATTTTCTACACATGAGATTGATTTTGCAATCCAGTTATGTGATAAAATGATAGTTATGAATTCAGAAGGTTTCGAATTTGGGCGTCCTAAAGAGTTAATTCAGTGTAGAGCATTTTCTGCTTTATTTCCAGAAGACCTTATTTTGTTTGATCCAGAAACCGGAAGCTACAAAGTAAGACATTAA
- a CDS encoding iron ABC transporter permease produces MTPNKSYKSVFIIILIVLVLCFVTNISLGSVLIPWLDTLKSLVGVTVEKESWRHIIVDYRLPKAITAVIVGSGLGVSGLLMQTLFRNPLAGPFVLGISSGASLGVALLILGSALIGGTTALFLVSNWGLVVAASLGSILVLFMVMLVSIRVRDTMAILIIGLMFGSITGAIVSVLSYFAPAEQLQRYIFWGFGSLGNLSWIDVLIFSCIALLGIVLAVFAIKPLNTLLLGENYARSLGLNIKKSRFLIILATGLLAGSITAFAGPIAFIGLAVPHLTRQLFHTSDHKTLIPAVMLIGSLIMLVCDIISQLPGTEYTLPINAITSLIGAPVVIWLLVRKRKMLF; encoded by the coding sequence TTGACCCCAAATAAATCATATAAAAGTGTTTTCATTATCATTCTCATAGTACTCGTACTATGTTTTGTAACTAATATAAGCCTTGGCTCTGTGTTAATTCCTTGGCTTGACACTCTAAAAAGTTTAGTAGGCGTTACCGTCGAAAAAGAATCTTGGAGACATATCATTGTTGATTATAGATTGCCTAAAGCTATTACTGCTGTAATTGTAGGTAGTGGATTAGGTGTATCTGGACTATTAATGCAAACATTATTTAGAAATCCCTTAGCTGGACCTTTTGTTCTTGGCATCAGTTCTGGAGCTAGTCTTGGTGTAGCATTATTGATTTTAGGAAGCGCATTAATAGGTGGAACAACAGCGCTATTTTTAGTATCTAATTGGGGATTAGTAGTTGCCGCTAGTCTAGGTAGTATTTTAGTTTTATTTATGGTAATGTTGGTATCAATCAGAGTTAGAGATACGATGGCAATTCTAATTATAGGATTAATGTTCGGTAGCATTACTGGTGCAATCGTAAGTGTACTTTCTTATTTTGCCCCGGCAGAGCAATTGCAACGTTACATTTTTTGGGGATTTGGAAGTTTAGGAAATTTATCTTGGATTGATGTATTAATTTTCTCTTGTATTGCTTTATTAGGAATTGTGTTAGCTGTTTTTGCAATAAAACCTTTAAATACATTATTACTAGGAGAAAATTATGCGCGTAGTCTTGGACTAAACATTAAAAAAAGTCGTTTCTTGATTATTTTAGCTACTGGATTGTTAGCAGGAAGTATTACAGCATTTGCTGGACCAATAGCATTTATAGGATTAGCTGTACCGCATTTAACACGACAATTATTTCATACTTCGGACCATAAAACATTAATTCCTGCAGTGATGCTAATAGGTAGTTTAATCATGTTAGTTTGCGATATTATATCACAATTACCAGGTACAGAATATACATTACCAATAAATGCTATTACATCATTAATTGGAGCTCCAGTGGTTATCTGGTTATTAGTAAGAAAACGAAAAATGTTGTTTTAA
- a CDS encoding ABC transporter substrate-binding protein translates to MKNFYILFVLFISFQSCKKENKEKVSIATQKLVEQKVQYAIGFTIQNKETYKEIKITSPWPDAKSSFTYILHPKGTEKPAVNGKVSYIQIPVDKTVVTSTTDIPMLEYLKLENKLIGFPHCDYISSEKTRNLIDNGSITELGNNGHLNTELTLELAPELIIGYSATGDTKTYDLLEQTGIPVVMNGSWMEQHPLGRAEWIKFVAAFYNKEKEADSIFKVIEKDYNKAATLAKNSPTSPTILSGNMFKDVWYVPGGDSYVAQFLKDANTKYLWEETPKTGSIALNFESVLEKAQNADLWIGSGSSKSLLELKEKNNRYTFFEAFKNKTVYSSTLKTGAKGGLIYYELGPMRPDLILKDIIQIAHPELLTDYEPYFFEKLN, encoded by the coding sequence ATGAAGAATTTCTATATCCTATTTGTATTATTTATTTCTTTTCAATCATGTAAAAAGGAAAATAAAGAAAAGGTATCAATAGCAACACAAAAACTTGTAGAACAAAAAGTCCAGTACGCAATAGGGTTTACTATTCAAAACAAAGAGACCTATAAAGAAATAAAGATTACCTCTCCATGGCCAGATGCCAAAAGTTCATTTACATATATACTACATCCTAAAGGAACTGAAAAACCAGCAGTAAACGGAAAAGTTTCATACATCCAGATTCCAGTAGATAAAACAGTAGTTACTTCTACCACAGATATACCAATGTTAGAATATCTGAAATTAGAAAATAAATTAATTGGTTTTCCTCATTGTGATTATATCTCCTCAGAAAAAACGAGAAATTTAATTGATAATGGTTCTATCACTGAATTAGGTAACAATGGTCATCTAAACACCGAACTTACGCTAGAGCTAGCACCGGAACTTATTATTGGATACTCTGCTACCGGTGATACCAAAACGTATGATTTATTAGAACAAACAGGAATTCCTGTTGTTATGAACGGATCTTGGATGGAACAACATCCATTGGGTCGTGCAGAATGGATAAAGTTTGTAGCCGCGTTTTACAACAAAGAAAAAGAAGCAGATAGTATTTTTAAGGTGATCGAAAAAGATTATAATAAAGCAGCTACTTTAGCCAAAAATTCTCCAACATCTCCAACCATCTTATCCGGAAATATGTTTAAAGATGTATGGTATGTCCCTGGAGGAGATAGTTACGTTGCACAGTTTTTAAAAGATGCTAATACAAAATATTTATGGGAGGAAACACCAAAAACAGGAAGCATTGCATTAAATTTTGAAAGTGTACTTGAGAAAGCTCAAAATGCTGATCTTTGGATTGGTTCAGGATCTTCTAAATCTCTTTTGGAACTAAAAGAAAAAAACAATCGTTATACTTTTTTTGAAGCATTTAAAAATAAAACCGTATATTCTTCTACGTTAAAAACCGGCGCAAAAGGTGGATTGATATATTATGAATTAGGACCTATGCGTCCGGATTTAATTCTTAAGGATATAATCCAAATAGCACATCCCGAACTATTAACAGATTACGAACCTTATTTTTTCGAAAAACTGAACTAG
- a CDS encoding diphthine--ammonia ligase — MSFLCSWSGGKDSCYAMHIAAKQGHEPVVLLNVLNEYGDRSRSHGIPKEILEAQASAMKLPIYFFESTWTDYERLYIENLKVLTGTYNLKSAVFGDIDIQSHRDWEEKVSNAAGLKAMLPIWQQSRKQLVLDMIDHGIEALIVSCNNTLGSDFLGRNIDRQLIKDLEVLGVDACGENGEYHTLVVNAPLFRERLDVRVVGKEISSNYNFARLRLG; from the coding sequence ATGTCATTTTTGTGTTCTTGGAGTGGAGGAAAAGATAGCTGTTATGCAATGCATATTGCTGCTAAACAAGGTCATGAGCCTGTAGTTTTGTTAAATGTGCTTAATGAATATGGCGATCGATCTAGATCACATGGAATTCCAAAAGAAATATTAGAAGCGCAGGCAAGTGCTATGAAGTTACCTATCTATTTTTTTGAAAGTACATGGACTGATTATGAACGATTGTATATCGAAAACTTAAAAGTGTTAACCGGTACGTATAATTTGAAATCTGCCGTGTTTGGAGATATTGATATTCAATCTCATAGGGATTGGGAAGAGAAAGTGTCCAATGCTGCAGGTTTAAAAGCGATGTTGCCTATCTGGCAACAATCCAGAAAACAGTTAGTGTTAGATATGATTGATCATGGGATTGAAGCCTTGATTGTTTCTTGTAATAATACGTTAGGGTCAGATTTTTTAGGAAGAAATATAGATCGACAACTTATTAAAGATTTAGAAGTTTTGGGTGTGGATGCTTGTGGAGAAAATGGAGAATATCATACATTAGTAGTAAATGCTCCACTTTTTAGAGAACGACTTGATGTTCGTGTAGTAGGAAAAGAAATTTCTTCTAACTATAATTTTGCTAGACTACGGTTAGGTTAG
- the cobC gene encoding alpha-ribazole phosphatase, protein MEIYLVRHTTPDIQKGICYGQSDLDITDTFKSEVIKIHKQIPSKEISKIYSSPLKRCKVLAETFHIETIFDNRLQELNFGDWELKNWDDIPQDELNPWMEDFVNVKVPNGESYIMLQQRMIQFYQSLDHASDKKIIIVAHAGAIRALLAHIRQIDLKDSFKIKINYGDVIKI, encoded by the coding sequence ATGGAAATATATCTGGTAAGACATACAACTCCTGATATTCAAAAGGGAATATGTTATGGACAAAGTGATCTAGACATCACAGATACTTTTAAATCTGAGGTCATTAAAATTCATAAGCAAATACCTAGTAAAGAAATATCTAAGATTTATAGCAGCCCACTAAAACGGTGTAAAGTATTAGCAGAAACATTCCATATCGAAACTATTTTTGATAATAGATTGCAGGAATTAAATTTTGGTGATTGGGAATTAAAAAACTGGGATGATATTCCGCAAGATGAACTAAATCCTTGGATGGAAGATTTTGTAAATGTTAAGGTGCCTAATGGAGAATCTTATATTATGTTACAACAGCGTATGATCCAATTTTATCAATCTCTAGATCATGCTTCTGATAAAAAAATAATAATTGTGGCTCATGCAGGAGCGATAAGAGCTTTACTAGCACACATTAGACAAATAGATCTCAAAGATTCTTTTAAAATAAAAATAAATTATGGAGATGTAATTAAAATCTAA
- a CDS encoding adenosylcobinamide-GDP ribazoletransferase: MKKEIHIFFTALMFFTRIPCPKWVNHDPGYLRKSSKYFPLVGILIGGIGASIFYGFSFLFSLEISLLLSMFSTIYATGAFHEDGFADVCDGFGGGWTKEKILLIMKDSRLGTYGTIGILLLLAIKFSALREIAPIYIPLVIISGHSLSRFIATTLIFTHPYVRDTEDSKAKPAAKSMSVSMLMISAFFGIVPLVFFLNPLILLTLIPMYLSKMFLAAKFKKWIGGQTGDCAGAVQQLSEVVFYLSILALWKYIW, translated from the coding sequence ATGAAAAAAGAGATCCATATATTCTTTACTGCTCTTATGTTTTTCACAAGAATCCCTTGTCCCAAATGGGTCAATCACGATCCAGGGTATTTACGTAAGAGTTCTAAGTACTTTCCTTTAGTGGGTATTTTAATTGGAGGAATTGGAGCTTCAATATTCTATGGGTTCTCTTTCTTGTTCTCACTAGAAATCTCCTTACTACTGTCTATGTTCAGTACTATTTATGCAACAGGAGCATTTCATGAAGATGGGTTTGCAGATGTTTGTGATGGTTTTGGTGGTGGTTGGACTAAAGAAAAAATTCTTTTGATCATGAAAGATTCTCGATTAGGAACCTATGGAACTATTGGGATTTTATTGTTACTAGCAATTAAATTTTCTGCTTTAAGAGAAATAGCTCCTATATATATTCCACTAGTTATAATCTCTGGTCATAGCCTTAGTAGGTTTATAGCAACCACACTTATTTTTACACATCCATATGTCCGTGATACTGAAGATAGCAAAGCTAAACCCGCAGCAAAGAGTATGAGTGTTTCCATGCTTATGATCAGTGCTTTTTTTGGAATTGTTCCGTTAGTATTTTTTCTAAACCCTTTGATCCTTCTTACGTTGATCCCAATGTATCTTTCCAAAATGTTTCTAGCCGCTAAATTTAAAAAATGGATAGGTGGCCAAACCGGTGATTGTGCTGGTGCAGTTCAGCAACTTAGTGAAGTAGTATTTTACCTTAGTATATTAGCTTTATGGAAATATATCTGGTAA
- the cobT gene encoding nicotinate-nucleotide--dimethylbenzimidazole phosphoribosyltransferase — MDFTISSLDRSLENTIQHKINLKTKPVGSLGKLEKIALQIGLIQHKTNPQLKHPTILVFVGDHGIAEKGEVNPYPQIVTKQMVYNFLNGGAAINSFCIQNKIHLEIIDAGVNHNFDNVPGLIDAKIAYGTKNYEIEPAMTINQCNNAIAKASRIVLDTFQNGCNVIGFGEMGIGNSSAAALLMSHFTKIPIMECVGAGTGVQGDAIKTKKRILKTVFEKHNPNSPIEALTTFGGFEIAMITGAILKAAELKMTILIDGFIVTAALLAANAINKNVLDYCIFAHSSEEQGHQKILNFLEKTPLLNLGMRLGEGTGAAVAYPILESAVSFLNNMASFEEAEVTTNE; from the coding sequence ATGGATTTTACTATTTCTTCATTAGATAGATCTTTAGAAAATACGATACAACATAAAATCAATCTCAAAACTAAACCTGTTGGGTCCTTAGGCAAGCTTGAAAAAATAGCATTGCAAATTGGATTAATACAGCATAAAACAAATCCACAATTAAAACATCCAACAATTCTTGTTTTTGTTGGAGATCACGGAATCGCAGAAAAAGGTGAGGTAAATCCTTACCCGCAAATAGTTACGAAGCAAATGGTGTATAATTTTCTTAATGGTGGTGCGGCGATCAATTCATTTTGCATCCAAAATAAGATACATCTAGAAATTATTGATGCTGGAGTAAATCACAATTTTGATAATGTTCCGGGGCTAATTGATGCCAAAATAGCGTATGGAACTAAAAACTATGAAATAGAACCAGCAATGACAATAAATCAATGTAATAATGCTATTGCTAAAGCGTCTCGTATCGTTTTGGACACATTTCAAAACGGGTGTAATGTAATAGGTTTTGGTGAGATGGGAATTGGTAATTCTTCTGCAGCTGCATTATTGATGTCTCATTTTACAAAGATTCCAATTATGGAGTGTGTCGGTGCAGGAACTGGAGTTCAAGGAGACGCTATTAAAACAAAAAAAAGGATTTTAAAAACTGTTTTTGAAAAGCACAATCCCAATTCTCCTATAGAAGCACTCACTACTTTTGGAGGTTTCGAAATTGCCATGATTACTGGAGCAATACTTAAAGCTGCAGAATTGAAAATGACCATTCTTATAGATGGTTTTATCGTAACTGCTGCCCTATTGGCCGCTAATGCAATTAATAAAAACGTATTGGATTATTGTATTTTTGCACATTCATCCGAGGAACAAGGGCATCAAAAAATATTAAACTTTCTAGAAAAAACACCTTTATTGAACCTAGGAATGCGATTAGGAGAAGGTACTGGTGCTGCGGTTGCATACCCTATTTTAGAATCTGCGGTATCATTCCTAAATAATATGGCTAGTTTTGAAGAAGCTGAAGTTACTACAAACGAATAA
- a CDS encoding bifunctional adenosylcobinamide kinase/adenosylcobinamide-phosphate guanylyltransferase, with amino-acid sequence MLYYVTGGERSGKSSYAQNLALELSDNPKYLATSRIWDGNHRARIDRHIADRDNRWVSIEEEKELSKVVDDDTTVVIDCVTLWLTNFFVDTKNDIELSLLQAKAEFDKLLKINATFIIISNEIGMGVHASTEIGRKFTELQGWMNQHIAKHADHAVLMVSGIPVKIK; translated from the coding sequence ATGTTGTATTACGTAACAGGAGGAGAACGCTCAGGCAAAAGTAGTTATGCCCAAAATCTCGCATTAGAACTCTCGGATAATCCCAAATATTTAGCGACTTCTAGGATATGGGATGGAAACCATAGAGCACGAATTGATAGACATATTGCTGATCGAGACAATAGATGGGTCTCCATTGAGGAAGAAAAAGAACTATCTAAAGTTGTCGATGATGATACAACAGTGGTTATTGATTGCGTAACTCTATGGCTTACTAATTTCTTTGTTGATACTAAAAATGACATTGAACTTTCTTTATTACAAGCAAAAGCAGAGTTTGATAAACTCTTAAAAATTAACGCTACTTTTATCATAATATCCAATGAAATTGGAATGGGAGTCCACGCCTCGACAGAAATTGGCAGGAAATTCACAGAGTTACAAGGTTGGATGAATCAGCATATTGCCAAACATGCAGATCACGCAGTATTAATGGTATCCGGAATACCAGTAAAAATAAAATAA